From Eubacterium sp. 1001713B170207_170306_E7, one genomic window encodes:
- a CDS encoding class C sortase, which yields MKLKKTYTSILIILTFLLGIAIMGYPFFSSWYNQMWQKQLITEYNDTVSDISSETKQSELAACYAYNQSLLQNVVLTDPFDRNADLAVSEAYSQRLNVQENGIMAHLEIPKIDVNLPIYHGTSEVVLDMGVGHLEKSSLPIGGTATHAVLSAHTAYAEAEMFNDLIELNEADVFYLTVLDDKLAYQVDQIKVVEPTDTSDLKIDRNEDYVTLVTCTPYGVNSHRLLVRGTRIPYTGEAAETVSKTDWLPFIVLFLILLLILSIVRWVVYRKNQTKKDRQ from the coding sequence TTGAAGCTAAAAAAAACCTACACCAGCATTCTGATTATTCTCACTTTTCTGCTGGGAATCGCCATAATGGGCTATCCCTTTTTCAGCAGCTGGTACAATCAAATGTGGCAGAAACAACTGATAACCGAATATAATGACACGGTTTCTGACATCAGCAGCGAAACAAAGCAGTCCGAACTGGCGGCCTGCTATGCTTATAATCAAAGCCTTTTACAAAACGTTGTCCTGACAGACCCTTTTGACAGAAACGCCGACCTGGCTGTAAGCGAAGCCTACAGCCAGAGGCTTAATGTTCAGGAAAATGGTATCATGGCCCACCTCGAAATTCCAAAAATCGATGTAAATCTCCCGATTTACCACGGAACATCCGAAGTCGTACTCGATATGGGCGTCGGCCATTTGGAAAAATCCTCTCTGCCCATCGGTGGAACCGCCACCCATGCAGTTCTTTCCGCGCACACAGCCTACGCCGAAGCGGAAATGTTTAACGATTTGATTGAGCTCAATGAGGCCGATGTCTTTTATCTGACCGTGCTCGACGACAAGCTCGCCTACCAGGTTGATCAAATAAAGGTTGTCGAACCAACGGATACCAGCGATCTCAAAATCGACCGCAATGAAGACTATGTGACACTTGTCACCTGCACGCCCTATGGCGTAAACTCACACCGCTTACTGGTACGGGGGACAAGAATTCCCTATACCGGGGAAGCTGCGGAAACGGTGTCGAAAACGGACTGGCTGCCTTTTATTGTCCTGTTTCTCATTCTGCTGCTTATCCTCTCAATTGTCCGCTGGGTCGTTTACCGAAAAAATCAGACAAAAAAGGACAGACAATGA